The genomic interval tgataataatttgttttattttgtacatatattcttacaatatttttgttctGTTGGATCCATTCTGAAGATCTGCAAAGAATCTTATTTCTGACAGAAGAGAGATAATTTACTGGAACTTCTGTGTTGTTTCACATCTGCAATTTCCGATCTGTCATGGATTATCAGTCCGTCGGAGTTTTGCACGGTACTATCTTCATATGTCTTATGTTTTATCAGTCTGCTtaactttaattagtttttcattAGTATGGACAACCATACCGAATACAGAAATAAGAATATCAGGAGTATAGATAATACCAATGCCATATGTGGAATGTTATAACAGGCAATCTTGGTTTTCCATACGTTGATAACTTTCCCTTTGAATATATGAGCTGTTGATGTGTCATCTTTTCTCCTTGACCTTGTGCTCAGAATTTTATTGAAGCTTGGCTGGAAGTTGTTTGGTCTTTCAATGCCTAAATGACTGGTCGTATTTCTGCTATTAAATGTCTGTAAATGTTGTTCCAATATTTTGTGGGTGCCAGCTAGTGCAGTAGGTAAACTTTCTTAAGCGAAATCAATGTCTGGGGTTCGAATCCTATCACATGGTTGGGGAGGGAATTGGGTTGTCTTTAGactgtaaaatttaaaaaaaaaaaaattgtagttcaatatgaaaaaataaaataaaataaagtcaaATGTTTGTGCACCAAAGGAGACTAAAAGAACAAAACTTTTgtataagatgatgtttacCAGCAGCTTGCCGGACTTTAACGAATGTTAGCTGGACAAATATGAGCCATTGATCGgacatttcttttcattatacTTTAATCTATAGTCGAAATAGATATTTTGCTCCTGTTGATGCACAAGTTTTTCAGTGCTTAAAAGtgtaacaatttattttcttacttaGTAGGAACTTCTTTTTACTGTGCATGAACTTTAATATTGtctgtcttaaaaagaaaaatcttttccTGTTCAACTAAAACAGGCATTAAGCTCTATTTAAAGGTAAGTCAAAAGTAAAAGAGTTCCAAGTATTAGACTACTAACTACAAAGGCCAACCTATTTGAGAACAAAGTCATGAAATTTACTTCAAGTCCAAAGCTTTACCATGGATCCACAAACAGGAGGatgaattgttttattttggatATAATTGCTGGAGCTAGTCTTGAAATATGTGAACAACAGAAAAAAGGCAACATGGAATCGGTTCAACATATTTCTTTGTGCACTCATATAACTGCTGGAAAAGACAAGATTGAGTGAGAACACTACAGTGATATGTGTTTCAGGACACCCATGTCCaaccataaaattatttgcagGGTCCAGCAATAGATGCATTCTTGGAATTTCACAGTGAGCATTTTCCATTTAGGATTTTCTAGTTTTGCCCATGATGAAGATTTCCTGACATGTAATTTGACATTCAATAGTTAAATTAATGAGATATATTTACAGTTGTTAGTTAAACATCGATGGAATGTTGCCGATCACGTTATTGTAGTGGAGTGGATGCAACCCAATTGCCATGTGCATTTTCTaatgattttgttgaattctTTGAGAGACTTCTTTGTCATTTTAGTTTCACTTCTTATCGTAAAGCCcttgatagaaatattttgagtgattgtaattCATACTCCTCTCACATCAAATTAGttcttaaaatgtttttgcGCACCAACACATTATCTGCATATGGTGGTTTCGGTTTGTCATATTGATGTTCTGAGCTTGGATTCCCCAGATAAAGACGGAAAAGACACAAGGAACAAAGCAACACAGTCTAATCTCGCCAAGACGGATGAGAAAGATATTTCAAAACCCTCTCCTGGATCCCAGAGAGAGCATGAACAAGTTGATGCAGTTGATAGGGATATCAGGGAAACTGTTCCACAAGATGCAGTTTTGGGAAATGCGGACACTTCTGGTGAACTAAACATGGAGGCTACAATAACACCTGATGATGTTGTAAGGGCAGGGGGATTTGGAGCTAGAGATGATATCAGTAGTTTTCTTCCTGTTGCGAGTGATTCAACTGATTTTGAAGCTTCAATCCGTGATGCCCAAGATTATGAACAACCACGGGAAGAAGTACGTAGGCCAGGACTTGGGTGGAGAGAGGTACCCTAAAAAGAGTAGTCTGTTGTCATTGCAATCAACGTTTTTGACATTTTCTGCTTCTTGAGATTGTGTGATTTTGAATAACATATCATTATATACTTtggcttatgaaattttatattccCAATAGCATTTCTTAGTATCTTTAAAGGATGGGTACATAACATCTAGTCCATGATAATAACATGTATAGTTTACTTTATTGAGTTAAAAAACATACTTTATGAAGCTTAATTTATGAGAACTTTTCttaagataataataatggtatAACTGTGAATAGCAGAAACCAACTGCACGTAGCTCTCTGTATTGAATGTTTGGAAACACATCATCAGAGGCGGTCTAATTGCAGAATTACAATTCCAgttatcaacaaaattttaaaagagctTATTACTTTATCTATTGTTATTATGGTTCTGGTGGAGACCCAATAATGTATGGAAAGTGGAAATTAACTATTAGTAATGTACAATTATGCTAAATAACGGTTCCATATGACTTAAGGTCCCTCTTTAATATTGGCTCGTGCAAGAGAGTAGTGTCATAAGAAGGGTATTGCTTTTTGGAAGATTCTCTGCCCAGGAGCAAGGATTGCCAAAGGGTCATAGGCATATTTCCTCTGTACAAAAAGTTTCCACTGAGGGCCAAAGTGAGCTTGCCACTCTTTTTGGGTGCTGTAATGAGGCAAATATTGCTTAATCCCAAGATTGGCCCTAGTACTGACGTCCAGAATCCTTtgattttggttatttatgtGTTCTAACCCATCTGTCCCCCTTGATGATGGTAATGCAGATGATAGGAATGCCACTAGGTAGAAAATATCTTCATCTGGGGTGACAAAAGATGTTTTCCTGTTCCACCTGCAACCAGAGGGCAAACAAGGTTTAAAAGGTGAActtaaaaagattaataaagAATTCTATGACCTGTTGATTAATTACTTGGACTTGTTGACTGGGTAGATGAGGACAGGTCCATTGCTGTTGTCTTTAAGAATTTCACCAAAGACCTGTTGAGCAAAGTCTGAGATTTTGCTTTTGGGTATGAGAAGATTCAGCCATGGATGAGGAACTTCCCATAATCCTTTTTCTCGGAGTTTTATCTCGGACACGTGCACTCTATCCAGGAAGTCTACATAAGAAACATCCGATTGGAAGAGTGTGGATGGTATGAAACTCAGTTTTGATAGTAGGCTTTCAGTTTTCTGCATCATGATGTATAGAGGTTAGCAATGAATTCTCTGCTAGCAAAGACTGTTGTTTGCATTGGAGTAGTTTTTTTGGCAAGTCATACCTTGTCCATGATACCAGCCTCATCTGGGTTGAAGTGTTTGGCCATTTCTAGACAATAAAGAACTTTTCCATCTGAATTGAACTTACTGGCTTGAAGTGGGTCTCTTGGATTGAAGGATGATCTCCAGTTATTTAGGAGGCCTGTTCTGTTTATTATTACAAATCCTTCAATGTAGTCGAATGAACTCTCTGATGATATTAAATGCTCTTGGTCCTTGGTAAAAATGGAGAATTCTGAATAGAGCACTCTAATCCATCTCACCTGTGAAAATTGATAAACAATGTTAGAAAGGGAGTTACACTTCCATAGAGATTTATGTTTTTTACCATTTTCGGAGCTGGTTCGAGAGATATTCTAGCCCGGGTGATGATGCCAAACTGTCCTAGTCCTCCAAGAACACCGTGAAAGAGGTCGGCATTCTGCTGCTCCGAACAGGTAAGCACATCTCCCTTTCCTGCAACCAAACtcttaaataagatttttactTGATGCCTATTATCTCTGTTTTGCTATTGCATCTTCTTCTAGGTAGTCAAATTAGAAACAATTATATTAGGTTCAGTTCACGGTAAAGGTTTCCCATAGCTTGATAGGATAGTGCAGTTGTCATTTTACcacattcaaaataattaaattgccaTGCCACCCTCATCTTTGGCAAAGTGAACTCGTACCATGTTCTAGCGGGGTGTATTTTTGGCGATCGTGgctaataatatatagtttgCTTGAACGTACCTGTGACAACTTCCAGCTGGTAAACGTTATTAATCTGGGGTCCATGCAAAAATGCCTGACCACTAATTCCGGCATTAGATAAAGTTCCCCCGACGGTAAGGTGGAGGTAGTCTGTCCAAGACTTTGGTGCAAGTCCATGTTTAAGAGTCTCATGCAGAATATTGATCCACAACTCACCACCAGAAACGTCCACATAAGGCAGCTCACCTGTGTGGACTTTCATAACTGGTTTTTGGAGTGAAGGCATGTTGATGACTACTCCTTGGTGAGCTTGTGCTTGACCTTGGAGGGAGTGACCATGGCCTCTAGCAGCAACAGTTAGCTGTGAAGCAGTACCGATATTGAAAATATGCTTTATTGTGGAGGAAATATCCGAAATTGATTTAGGGTATAATACGGCTGATGGATGGAAATGGTAAGTGTTGCCGAAGTCCTTGGCTGCATAATGAATATTCTCAAAGCTGAAATGCCCATCTAGAGTTAGTTTCTTCAATGAGAAATGGTTATCAGAGGAAGCAGAATGAGTTTGAACTGCCGTGGTGGCTAAAGAGAGATTAGAACAAAGGTTGGCTGTATCAGGTATACAACTgaaaaacaagataaaaaaGATCCTGAAGAATAAAGGCTTGTTTTGTCTGAGAAAACTAGAAAGTGGTGACCCCATTTTCTCCGGCATATCCTAAgagagggagaagagaagagagattCTGTATGTTATTCTTTGTTGGGGGAAAGCAAAAGGAGAGGTGTAGAAGATGCATGGAAGCGAAAGGCAGAGGAGAGAATTTAAAGAGAAGGGCTTTAGGCGCGCCAGAGTCAATACTCTCACATGTTCACTGCAGAGCCCCCATAAAGATTGTTCATTACTTGGGCTTTGGGTATGCGTATGTGTTTGGGGATCTTTTTGGTACTAAAAGTTGAGGAGATAAAAAGTCACTAGAAAAGTTCATGAGAAGATTTTACATATCTTTGGTACTTTCCCCAACAGTTACAACCGCGCCAtatataattgttttcttttatgtatTCTTATCAACCTTTCAGAGATGATATcattaaagaacaaaaaaaaatccaacagACCATGTATAGAATTGAGTTATGTTTGTAGTATATGATGACAATATACGTCAGTTTTCCTTGGAagttaatttcaataaattatatatgttgtATGTCTCTACTGTTGTCAGAGTTTGTGCATATGAGTATATTTTCTGATATAACCAGGCCGGCCCCTACCAGGTTGGATACTTCCTAGTCCTGGACCTGAGTGTGAAGAAGgaggggggtgggggggggggggggggggggtggggcaTTCGTGGGTCCCTTAGCACATGAACTTCATGAGGTTTTGCTTGTGGGAAACTTGGCAAGCCTTGACTCTGGTACAACGACATGAACTGCAAGCATTTATCATAAGATTTTAGTCTAGTTGAAGCATGCGGATTAGCTTCTTTACACTGAATAAGACTTACTTGTTGCAAGTGCAATATCATCGAGTATTAGTGTTTAGGAAGTCTCTGTCCAAAATCGGTAGATGCTAGATTCTTTCACATGTTAATCTTATCCATAGGTAAAATCTGGAGtcaggttattattattattttgaggtAAGTGCAGAAGGAGGTCCATCTGCCCTCACTGGTTTTTCCAAGATTTTGCTTTAATGGGATCTTCTTTAGGTGCTGATGGTGTAGGGGCCGGGGGTGCTTGTTTCTGAGCCATGAGCaagatttcttcttctttttttttttttttttccccaattgTTAGAATATACATTTTTACAATGTAAAAATTTTCTCCCGAGTTCTGATACATTCATCTTGTAGTACATCCTCCAAATAAATACCTCTACAGAATTTTAGGGAAACACTAAAAAAGGGCCTTTGAGTCTCTGTGCTTTAGACTCCAGCATTGGGACATCCTAGAATGATTCTCTTtcacataatatatatacatattatttaattaagtcaTTGATTTGTGCCCAACAATGTGCTGTTGTGGACATTATTATTGCACCATTCGCCTTTTGACATTGGTTGGTGACGGATTTCAGCAACAAATCTTTTGGGAAACCATTCGGATTGCCACAAAATTTTTCACattatagtattattattaatttcacttATTCATCGCTGTGTTTCTAGTGTTTGCCATTAGTCTTTCCCACTTTTGGTGTATTGACATAATTGCCTTGTCCCAATTATTAGAGTCACTGACgaattatttattgtgttaTAAAGAGTTAAAATGTCTATCCAATACTtctccaaaataataataataataataataataataataaagacagaaagaagaaagaaaaagtctATCCAATAAGCATACTGttttcaaaaaaatgaaagtgtttttctttttgtaagattttataaattgtgAGTGCCTCCTTGGATGTAAATTCTTCTGCAGCGTAATTATGGAGTAGCATGTGGGGACATAATAACTCTTCTTGTCTTCTTATTCAAAGTTTTTTGACTTATACAAGTCTACTGAAATATTTCTCGATGTCTGAAACTTAGATAAgtggtttttcttttctttcttttttttttttttttgataattcaatttttggtAGATCTTCTGTCATGATATAAGATGAGATATAACTATTTATATTATCGGTCTCTTAAAGTTTTATGTTCATTAATATTCGTTGGATTTAAGGTAACTCAATAGATGAgatgtattaaaattaaatatttaaaaattttaatatttttttagtgtgtttaAAAGTgaagtgttttattttttaagctgTAGTTGTAGTGGAGTAAAAACTATAACtatgaatcaaaatttaaaaaaaaaaatgactacTAAGCTGTCAAAGTTTAGTTGTCAAGGTGTTTGATAACACTTTTATAAAGTTGGCTTTGGCGGTCCAACTGCAACGCGTCACTTCTAAATGCACTCTTTCTGTCTcacttttaatctttttctcCCAATATATTCTCTCTGCCCCTGCCGtgttctctctctccctccctcttcttttctcttcaagTTCTTAATCTCGGCGACAACAAGATAAAGGACACATTAATTCCGACATTTGCTGGGAACTCTTCGGGAGCCTGAGGTTCTTATTCTACCTTcgaataaattttatggtcCTTTAAAGGATTATAAGGACTGATTAATTTTTCTCTACGTTGCCTAGAACAACAATTTTATTGGTTCATTCCCAGCAATGTATGTAActtatgaaaatatgaaagcTATGATGGATATTGGTGACCCAGCAGATGAAAATGAGTCGAAGCATATGGGgaaacttattattatatgagagatttaaaaaaacaagagaaaagaaGGGAGAGGGGAgaggggagagagagaaaatattaataaatttcattcatctcaatttttttttttattacataagTCTATTGCTCAAGAATacaaatcatattatataagattacaactgatatttataaatcgGACTATTATTGAGactaatttacattaattcttATGAAACACCgtctaaatttttatcttctctaatattcgagataTATTTATTCCACTCACATTTTTAATATTCGAGAGACATCTACTTCATTCGcattttgaaagaaagaaaattgtcttctctcaaattgagaaagaaaattaaacactCACAACGAACCCATGACCTCACAATTGTGAAGTTTGGGTTCTACCCACTAGCCTTAGCCTAGTGGCTTTAATTCATCTCAAATCATTTTAGTGGATATTAATGggagtaaaaaattaaaggtatATCTAGGGTCCGCTCCATTATTagtcacattttttttaaaaggtcactataaaatttaagtttgtTAACGAAATCTTTGTCCGTATAGAAGTATCGTaattgaagttaaaattactCTCGATGATGAATGAGAAAATCTGCTTTCATAACACTCATGAGGAAGAGGAAGCCGGGAGGTGCCCACAATCggtttaaatattatattatgatgACTTGTATTCCCtttaatcttatttaataGCGTAAATTTTAGGGATtgtgattaattattatattccGTTAGTCTCTGAGATTTTCGATTTTCAAATTGCTAATTATGATCATTATTCTCCTTTCTTTTCTCAGTGCTTCCtcgaatatatatatatatatatatatatataaaacaatgAAATGTTGAACAACTCTtgtctttttgtaatttaattgtaaagaACTAGATGCTCGAAATTTCTACGTATAAGTCCTGCTTGGGATAAAATGACTTTTGAAAAGGGTCTTTAACTGCCGATAA from Citrus sinensis cultivar Valencia sweet orange chromosome 9, DVS_A1.0, whole genome shotgun sequence carries:
- the LOC102611048 gene encoding uncharacterized protein LOC102611048; this encodes MDYQSVGVLHDKDGKDTRNKATQSNLAKTDEKDISKPSPGSQREHEQVDAVDRDIRETVPQDAVLGNADTSGELNMEATITPDDVVRAGGFGARDDISSFLPVASDSTDFEASIRDAQDYEQPREEVRRPGLGWREVP
- the LOC102611545 gene encoding cytokinin dehydrogenase 1-like; this encodes MPEKMGSPLSSFLRQNKPLFFRIFFILFFSCIPDTANLCSNLSLATTAVQTHSASSDNHFSLKKLTLDGHFSFENIHYAAKDFGNTYHFHPSAVLYPKSISDISSTIKHIFNIGTASQLTVAARGHGHSLQGQAQAHQGVVINMPSLQKPVMKVHTGELPYVDVSGGELWINILHETLKHGLAPKSWTDYLHLTVGGTLSNAGISGQAFLHGPQINNVYQLEVVTGKGDVLTCSEQQNADLFHGVLGGLGQFGIITRARISLEPAPKMVRWIRVLYSEFSIFTKDQEHLISSESSFDYIEGFVIINRTGLLNNWRSSFNPRDPLQASKFNSDGKVLYCLEMAKHFNPDEAGIMDKKTESLLSKLSFIPSTLFQSDVSYVDFLDRVHVSEIKLREKGLWEVPHPWLNLLIPKSKISDFAQQVFGEILKDNSNGPVLIYPVNKSKWNRKTSFVTPDEDIFYLVAFLSSALPSSRGTDGLEHINNQNQRILDVSTRANLGIKQYLPHYSTQKEWQAHFGPQWKLFVQRKYAYDPLAILAPGQRIFQKAIPFL